A single genomic interval of Chrysemys picta bellii isolate R12L10 chromosome 8, ASM1138683v2, whole genome shotgun sequence harbors:
- the DOK3 gene encoding docking protein 3 yields the protein METPVKAGILYVQYFKFGKKLWRKVRAQLFATGPWGVARLETCDARDNGSGPEKTSLRKCERRVIRLADCVSVGPADAPSCPKDTAAFYLNTIDKSHVLAAEQRDEWIAQLCQLAFQCTNEPAPGSTRDPPGPDLHVEENTLYASWQDLNEFLVLVNRTDASDRCGLSGHYLLAALPKGLVLKTRQSRQTLLTWPYPFLRKFGYDKALFSFEAGRRCDSGEGIFTWATSRAAELCNLVSAAIAHQSSNFLNRNSTQAPEPLSSRQGTEPRLWSSQSLEEALPTWALEGAGRPLLPAGLCPDSGQALPCTLELGGRAGTGAEPPIVYASIHRGLQPPLKPWGEAKVEQGVARASRGQGLPVSEHLYENLCALGRSCSMEEGPSCLGSRGSPEGSSTDLAPIYDNSCMVSKRWSSPLAPSTGSSPSLEAQYKRLLDQDGPERGEEEEGEEDALVSSLPRARANSGFRKLVTLLSREVAPKVPGKSSSVLDRA from the exons aagctCTGGAGGAAGGTGCGGGCCCAGCTCTTTGCCACCGGCCCCTGGGGCGTTGCCCGGCTGGAGACATGCGATGCGCGGGACAACGGCTCTGGGCCAGAGAAGACGTCCCTGCGGAAGTGTGAGCGCCGGGTCATCCGGCTCGCAGACTGCGTCTCTGTGGGGCCGGCTGACGCCCCCAGCTGCCCCAAGGACACGGCTGCCTTCTACCTGAACACCATCGACAAGAGCCACGTGCTGGCAGCCGAGCAGCGGGACGAGTGGATagcacagctctgccagctgGCCTTCCAG TGCACTAATGAGCCAGCGCCGGGCAGCACCAGGGACCCCCCCGGGCCCGATCTCCATGTGGAGGAAAACACCCTCTACGCATCCTGGCAGGACC TGAATGAGTTCCTGGTGCTGGTGAACAGGACGGACGCCTCAGACAGGTGTGGCCTGAGTGGGCACTACCTGCTGGCCGCCTTGCCCAAGGGGCTCGTGCTGAAAACCCGCCAGTCCCGCCAGACCCTCCTCACCTGGCCCTACCCCTTCCTGCGCAAATTCGGCTACGATAAG GCCCTGTTCTCCTTCGAGGCCGGCCGCCGCTGCGACTCCGGCGAGGGCATCTTCACCTGGGCCACCAGCCGGGCGGCTGAGCTGTGCAACCTCGTCTCCGCAGCCATCGCCCACCAGAGCAGCAACTTCCTGAACAGGAACAGCACCCAAGCACCGGAGCCTCTGAGCTCCAGGCAGGGAacggagcccaggctctggagcTCCCAGAGCCTGGAGGAAGCGCTGCCCACCTGGGCCCTAGAGGGTGCAGGGAGGCCGCTCCTCCCTGCGGGGCTCTGTCCAGACAGcggacaggccctgccctgcaccctggagctGGGAGGCCGTGCGGGGACAGGAGCTGAGCCCCCCATCGTCTATGCTTCCATCCACAGAGGCCTGCAGCCCCCGCTCAAGCCCTGGGGCGAGGCCAAGGTGGAGCAGGGAGTGGCCAGGGCGTCCCGGGGTCAAGGGCTCCCAGTTTCGGAGCATCTCTACGAGAACCTCTGCGCCCTGGGGCGCTCCTGCTCCATGGAGGAGGGGCCCTCATGCCTGGGCTCCAGGGGCTCCCCGGAAGGGAGCAGCACTGACCTGGCCCCCATCTACGACAACAGCTGCATGGTGTCCAAGCGCTGGAGcagccccctggctcccagcacggGGTCCAGCCCCTCCCTGGAGGCCCAGTACAAGCGGCTGCTGGACCAGGACGGGCCGGAGCGAGgcgaagaggaggagggggaggaggatgcCCTCGTCAGCTCCCTCCCCAGGGCCAGAGCTAACAGTGGCTTCAGGAAGTTAGTCACTCTCCTCAGCCGAGAGGTAGCCCCCAAGGTGCCTGGCAAAAGCTCCAGTGTCCTGGACAGGGCCTAG